A stretch of Geotrypetes seraphini chromosome 2, aGeoSer1.1, whole genome shotgun sequence DNA encodes these proteins:
- the CXCR6 gene encoding C-X-C chemokine receptor type 6, whose translation MEPQYYEESDFEHYDSHYGPYANSTTESNKQNSISESNMHNTFLPCMYSFTFVFGLVGNSLVLAIYIFYEKLKKLTDVFLVNLATADILFLCTLPFLAYDAANQWIFGLFMCKILRGLYAVNLYTSMLTLTCITVDRYIAIAQATRMHRFQGKQLALGLGICTAVWVVSVIIATPQFIFNKQFTIDNKVKCYPQYNPPHLQLMVNGLQMTFGFILPLLAMIVCYVIIINTIIHAKGLRKYKSLKIIFMVVAVFIATQLPYNTVTLISTIDPAANMHLDFIRALTITETIAYLHGCLNPVLYFFIGVKFRKNLVKILKDFGCAGPRGITSALKTSDADSSKTFSASTNVEATSMHPI comes from the coding sequence ATGGAACCACAATATTATGAAGAGAGTGATTTTGAGCATTATGACAGCCATTATGGTCCTTATGCAAACAGCACCACAGAATCCAACAAGCAAAACAGCATCTCAGAATCCAACATGCATAACACCTTTCTGCCATGCATGTATTCCTTCACTTTCGTCTTTGGACTGGTAGGGAACTCTCTGGTCCTTGCTATATATATTTTCTATGAGAAGCTGAAGAAACTGACTGATGTCTTTCTGGTGAATCTGGCCACAGCCGATATCCTCTTCCTGTGTACTCTTCCATTCCTAGCCTATGATGCTGCAAACCAATGGATCTTTGGCCTTTTCATGTGCAAAATCCTGCGGGGCCTGTATGCTGTGAACCTCTACACGTCCATGTTGACTCTCACTTGCATTACTGTTGACAGATATATTGCCATTGCACAAGCCACCAGAATGCACAGATTTCAAGGGAAACAACTGGCTTTGGGCCTCGGAATCTGCACTGCAGTGTGGGTGGTTTCTGTCATAATTGCCACACCACAATTTATTTTCAACAAGCAATTTACAATCGACAACAAGGTGAAGTGCTATCCGCAATACAATCCGCCTCATCTTCAGTTGATGGTAAATGGACTTCAAATGACATTTGGCTTCATCTTACCTCTCCTAGCTATGATCGTTTGTTATGTAATCATTATCAACACCATAATTCATGCCAAGGGACTTCGGAAATACAAATCATTGAAGATAATATTCATGGTGGTAGCAGTGTTCATTGCTACTCAGCTCCCTTACAACACTGTGACCCTTATTAGTACCATAGACCCAGCTGCCAATATGCATCTAGACTTCATCCGTGCATTAACTATAACTGAAACTATTGCTTATTTGCATGGCTGCCTCAACCCTGTTCTGTATTTCTTTATTGGTGTGAAGTTCAGGAAAAACTTGGTGAAAATCCTGAAGGATTTCGGATGCGCTGGCCCTCGTGGAATTACCAGTGCACTGAAAACAAGTGATGCCGACAGTTCTAAAACATTCTCTGCATCAACTAACGTAGAAGCCACCAGCATGCATCCAATATAA